From Gossypium raimondii isolate GPD5lz chromosome 11, ASM2569854v1, whole genome shotgun sequence:
TCTTTTGTACATGCACAGAAATGAAGAAATACCCAATGTATAGTTATATCTGCTCGATCTGAGGTTTTCTCCCTCTTCGTCTTCAATTGTGAGTTCCCCCCCCTTCAATTTTCACTTTCTTGGAGTTTCGAGTGTTCAATTTTCAGCTTAATTTCTTCCTTTGTGGATCTTGAACTGAACTTTGTGTTTGTAAGCCAACGGTTGAAAATGGGTTGTTTCTTTTCTGATGAAATGATGGGTTAAAAATGACAGTTTTTGGGGTTAACTTTTTAATGGATAAATAATTTAgctttgaatattaaatttgtaCATTGTCTTTGTTTGATTCATTATTTCTTGATCAGCTTCATTGCTTGTGGGTATTGAtgtaaatttaactaaattaaggTTATATGTGGAAAATTTTCAGATCAGTTTCTGGgattcttttttctcttttccatgTTATGAATTGAAGTGGTGAAATGTATAAGGGGATTTTTGTTAATTGGTCTTGTTAGACTGTGGTTTTTGCATGgaagctttaatttttgttaaagcttgagattattttgtgtatatatgtatttatgtttGATCCCTTTGGCTTTGTTGTGTCATCTCTATAATGTTGAAATAGTTTGGGAAGCTCTAGAATTGTTTGATTCATATTTAGTTTCTTTTAGCTGATTGTGTGGTAAAAATGTGATCTAAAGGTTAAGGATTTGGAATATACCATGTCAAACTAAACtgttattttaagaatttatgtATCTGCCTTGCAGGTTTTTGTGACCTTTGAATGTGGTAATGCTAAATTGTTTCATTTGGATTGCTGAGGCTGCAGCAGTGGAGTTTGGGGAATGTTGATACCTTAACCAATTTGAGCCAGGCTGAAGTATAAAGGATGAAACCACCTCTTGTTCCACTTGCGACCTTACTTGGTCGTGAATTGAGGAATGTAAAAGTTGAGAAGCCTTTTGTGAAGTTTGGACAGGCTGCTTTGGCCAAAAAAGGAGAAGATTATTTTCTGATTAAACCTGATTGTGAGAGGGTTCCTGGGAATCCGGAAACATCTTTTTCGGTATTTGCGGTAATTTCTTCCTCCTGCGAACCCCTTTCCTTCTCTCTCTCACACATGATGGATTCCTCTTGTTTGGTTATGAAgtgacaaataaaaaaaagggctaaattgagtTGGAACGGAGCTTAGTACGGCaatttatgttgtttaattTGTATGGATAGAGATTAGTACTGAAGTCTTATGGTTTGTCTTCAAGTTGAGCATGTAAAAATGTGACGTTACTTTTGGTGCTTGTTGAGATTCCTAATATTGGTTTTATTCACAGATTTTTGATGGGCATAATGGTATATCAGCTGCCATTTTTGCAAAGGAGAACTTATTGGGCAATGTCTTGAGTGCAATTCCACAGGGCATCAATAGGGAGGAGTGGCTTCAAGCCCTTCCTCGGGCTCTGGTTGCAGGTTTTGTGAAAACAGACATTGAGTTTCAGCAGAAAGGCATgtattcatttctatttcatcacACTTGTTTTCTCTCAGTCAAATTCTGTTGCATGCTTATCTTTGTAGTCATTTGTATTGATGACAGGGGAAACTTCTGGGACAACTGTTACGTTTGTTGTGATTGATGGATGGACTGTCACTGTTGCTTCCGTTGGTGATTCTCGATGTATATTGGACACCCAAGGGGGTGTAGTTTCTCTCCTGACTGTAGATCACAGGCTAGAAGAGAATGCAGAAGAAAGGGAGCGTGTCACTGCTAGTGGTGGTGAAGTTGGAAGACTTAATGTTTTTGGGGGCAATGAGGTATTTTTACTCTTACAACAAAAGGAGTTTTCATCCTTTTTTGGGTGGGAGGATGGATTGGTTGTGAAAGTTATGGATGTTTATAACTCCTTATCTTTATGGATTGAATATCTGTAGGTTGGTCCCCTCCGTTGCTGGCCTGGTGGATTATGCCTCTCTAGGTCAATTGGTGACACAGATGTTGGAGAGTTTATTGTCCCCATACCGCACGTTAAGCAAGTGAAGGTTACATCTTTGTGTCTTATAGCAgatgatttattaattttcttctGACCATTGAAATCCTAAAacttcttttctattttgtcTTAGTTGTCAAATTCTGGAGGGCGACTTATTATTGCTTCAGATGGTATTTGGGATGCTTTGTCTTCAGACATGGCTGCTAATTCTTGTCGGGGGTTACCAGCAGAGCTTGCAGCAAAGCTGGTTGTTAAGGTGATATCCGGATTGGTGCCTTCTCATTATAGTATCCACTCAATTTACCTTG
This genomic window contains:
- the LOC105761090 gene encoding probable protein phosphatase 2C 5 encodes the protein MKPPLVPLATLLGRELRNVKVEKPFVKFGQAALAKKGEDYFLIKPDCERVPGNPETSFSVFAIFDGHNGISAAIFAKENLLGNVLSAIPQGINREEWLQALPRALVAGFVKTDIEFQQKGETSGTTVTFVVIDGWTVTVASVGDSRCILDTQGGVVSLLTVDHRLEENAEERERVTASGGEVGRLNVFGGNEVGPLRCWPGGLCLSRSIGDTDVGEFIVPIPHVKQVKLSNSGGRLIIASDGIWDALSSDMAANSCRGLPAELAAKLVVKEALRSRGLKDDTTCLVVDIIPSDQPVLPSTPMKKQNALSSFLFGKRSQTSTNKTTNKLSAVGVVEELFEEGSAMLAERLGKDFPMNKNSGLFKCAVCQVDQPPAEGLTVNSGPFFSPASKPWEGPFLCTNCRKKKDAMEGKRSSRPTVLA